In one Alphaproteobacteria bacterium genomic region, the following are encoded:
- a CDS encoding flagellar motor protein MotA: MSTPTPFLMRMGIFLVLIAIGCFLIYPALEHAFLANTVINGVILGVLVVGIIHAFRTVAGLYAEMGWIQRFRLSYEGGYQTSEKPPRLMASAATMLSKRSERGQLHISAGGMQTILDGVATRLDESRETGRYMVGLLVFLGLLGTFWGLLETVRSVGGVISGLDLGADNVAGAFENLKQGLQTPLSGMGTAFSSSLFGLAGSLILGFLALQAGQAQNRFYNELEEWLSGLTRLGSGAIGGDGDQSVPAYIQALLEQTADSLESLQRTMARAEENRLSSQNDFSQLNEKLSVLVDTMRTEHDLMMRLAEGQKGLRDALAKLAEGAKASGSEEATRAIKHIDQNLVRMIEENARGRAETVQELRSELRILARTVAALREGGNG, translated from the coding sequence ATGAGTACACCGACGCCGTTTCTGATGAGAATGGGCATCTTTCTGGTACTCATCGCGATCGGTTGTTTCCTGATCTACCCCGCTCTTGAACACGCCTTTCTGGCAAACACCGTCATCAACGGTGTGATCCTGGGTGTCCTGGTGGTCGGCATCATCCATGCCTTCCGAACCGTCGCCGGCCTTTATGCGGAGATGGGATGGATTCAGCGTTTCCGTCTCAGCTACGAAGGCGGTTACCAGACCAGCGAGAAGCCGCCGCGCCTGATGGCCTCCGCAGCGACCATGCTGTCGAAGCGAAGTGAGCGGGGACAGTTGCACATTTCCGCTGGCGGTATGCAGACCATTCTGGACGGTGTTGCAACGCGCCTGGACGAAAGTCGGGAAACCGGCCGCTATATGGTCGGTCTGCTCGTGTTCCTTGGCCTTCTCGGCACCTTCTGGGGGCTGCTGGAGACCGTACGCAGTGTCGGTGGTGTCATCTCCGGGTTGGATTTGGGCGCGGACAATGTCGCGGGTGCCTTCGAAAACCTGAAGCAGGGCCTTCAGACGCCGCTGAGCGGCATGGGCACTGCGTTCTCCTCCTCCCTGTTCGGACTGGCCGGCTCCCTGATCCTCGGCTTCCTGGCCTTGCAGGCGGGGCAGGCTCAGAACCGGTTCTACAACGAATTGGAAGAATGGCTGTCCGGGCTGACCCGATTGGGCAGCGGCGCCATTGGCGGTGACGGCGATCAGTCGGTACCGGCCTATATCCAGGCCCTGCTCGAGCAAACCGCCGACAGCCTGGAGAGCCTGCAACGCACCATGGCACGGGCGGAGGAAAACCGCCTTTCCTCCCAGAACGATTTCTCCCAATTGAATGAGAAACTGTCCGTTCTGGTCGATACGATGCGCACGGAACATGATCTGATGATGCGCCTGGCCGAGGGACAGAAAGGCCTGCGCGACGCCCTGGCCAAACTGGCTGAAGGCGCCAAGGCCAGCGGCAGCGAGGAAGCGACCCGCGCCATCAAGCATATCGACCAGAACCTGGTTCGCATGATCGAGGAAAATGCCCGCGGCCGGGCCGAAACGGTCCAGGAACTGCGCAGCGAATTGCGTATTCTCGCGCGCACAGTCGCGGCCCTTCGCGAGGGCGGCAATGGCTGA
- a CDS encoding OmpA family protein: MSEAMRESMTDRSKHRIRHAVLVLGLSALLTGTTSLTAAAQQAYFRGEAEPDNSVIVNLSVIDKLTSGAPSTAPQTFGTPMPVAPPAQMQAPMPQAVAPQSAVPQTAAPSNVAPPPSAAPRSTLLVDPATGSPAAATPKQAPAPVAPPPKPALADQSAPLPKPTPAPPPPDTQTNTASIPKPAPAPQPAPEPAPEPQATPEPPPQPAPAEPPKSEIAAAPAEPAPPPPAPAPAAAPEPPQPPSSEITPPPSATTEAPAAAEEQPKSDEAPQVASVDLTAVDRAGIASNEDGISVLFTKDSQDLPKAAEVALTELAERVKANDAMTVKLLGYSEPIGEAQSKPRRLALFRALAVRTFLLKQGIDSRRMTVQALGTKDPHEGRAANRVDLIVAEN; encoded by the coding sequence GTGAGCGAAGCAATGCGCGAATCCATGACCGACCGATCCAAACACCGCATCCGGCATGCCGTCCTGGTTCTGGGCCTGTCCGCGCTGTTGACCGGCACAACATCCCTGACCGCCGCCGCGCAGCAGGCCTATTTTCGGGGCGAGGCCGAACCCGACAATTCCGTGATCGTGAATCTGTCCGTGATCGATAAGTTGACCAGCGGAGCGCCGTCGACAGCACCTCAGACATTCGGCACGCCAATGCCGGTTGCGCCGCCGGCTCAGATGCAGGCGCCCATGCCGCAGGCCGTCGCCCCACAATCCGCCGTACCGCAGACTGCCGCGCCCTCGAATGTGGCACCGCCGCCCAGCGCGGCGCCGCGTTCGACATTGCTGGTCGATCCGGCAACCGGCAGCCCGGCCGCAGCCACTCCGAAACAGGCACCGGCACCGGTCGCACCGCCCCCGAAACCCGCACTGGCCGATCAGTCCGCGCCGCTGCCGAAACCGACCCCGGCACCGCCGCCGCCCGATACCCAGACGAATACGGCAAGTATTCCGAAGCCTGCTCCGGCGCCGCAACCGGCCCCTGAGCCAGCGCCCGAGCCGCAGGCGACGCCAGAACCGCCGCCGCAACCGGCTCCGGCGGAACCACCCAAATCCGAAATCGCCGCCGCGCCGGCGGAACCGGCACCGCCGCCTCCGGCTCCTGCTCCCGCGGCTGCCCCGGAACCGCCTCAGCCGCCGAGCAGCGAGATTACGCCCCCACCATCGGCTACAACGGAGGCGCCGGCCGCAGCGGAAGAACAGCCAAAGAGCGACGAGGCACCTCAGGTCGCCTCCGTCGATCTCACCGCCGTGGACCGTGCCGGGATTGCAAGCAACGAAGACGGGATCAGCGTCCTTTTCACGAAGGATTCACAGGATCTGCCGAAAGCGGCAGAAGTCGCGCTGACGGAACTGGCCGAACGGGTCAAGGCCAATGACGCAATGACCGTCAAGCTGTTGGGCTATTCGGAACCGATCGGTGAAGCGCAAAGCAAACCGCGCCGTCTTGCCCTGTTCCGCGCACTGGCGGTTCGGACGTTCCTGCTGAAACAGGGGATCGACAGCCGTCGGATGACGGTCCAGGCGCTCGGCACGAAGGATCCCCATGAAGGACGGGCCGCGAACCGGGTCGACCTGATCGTCGCGGAGAACTGA